The Papaver somniferum cultivar HN1 chromosome 3, ASM357369v1, whole genome shotgun sequence genome includes a region encoding these proteins:
- the LOC113359148 gene encoding uncharacterized protein LOC113359148, translating to MTGEKKSVHPAFAINNIKSLVPVILDIKQDEYSSWVFLFDLHLQAQRLLFLIDGSQRPTDIDADTETVRCSLSSMDVCYYDQGSYAYHSQEGKTAKEIWDHLKTLFQNNKGSRAANLESKFVNLKFSDCASVDD from the coding sequence ATGACAGGTGAAAAGAAATCCGTTCACCCGGCTTTTGccatcaacaacatcaaatctCTGGTTCCAGTCATCTTAGATATCAAACAAGATGAATACTCCTCATGGGTATTTCTCTTCGATCTTCATCTTCAAGCTCAACGATTGCTATTTCTGATTGATGGTTCACAACGACCTACGGATATTGATGCCGATACTGAAACAGTTAGATGCTCTTTGTCGTCAATGGATGTTTGCTACTATGACCAAGGATCTTATGCTTACCATTCTCAAGAAGGCAAAACCGCAAAGGAGATTTGGGACCATCTCAAAACACTTTTTCAAAACAACAAAGGAAGCCGTGCTGCAAATCTTGAAAGTAAGTTTGTAAACCTCAAGTTTTCAGATTGTGCTAGTGTTGATGATTAA
- the LOC113359149 gene encoding uncharacterized protein LOC113359149, whose product MKDEYNAMLKNNTWELVPRPRDAHVIHSMWLFRHKYNADGSLQRYKARLVANGKSQQVGVDCFETFSPVVKPATIHYVDHSMASSRLQIFAKFITGCGFRSSVCDPSLFVYQSGSEMAYLLLYVDDIILTASTDALICRFIDLMKREFAMSDLGPLHHFLGITVTRSSTGLFLSQSLYAHDIIARASMTKCNPVATPVDTNSKLSATYGLDFSDPTLYRSLEGALQYLTFTWTDIAYEVQQVCLFMHDPREPHMHALKRILRYLQGTINHGLFLSVSTISGLTSYSDADWAGCPDSRRSTSGFYIFLGNNLIFWSSKRQATVSRSSTEAEYQGVANVVAETTWLRNLLLELHLPL is encoded by the exons ATGAAAGACGAGTACAATGCTATGTTGAAAAATAATACTTGGGAACTTGTACCACGACCACGTGATGCTCATGTTATTCATTCCATGTGGTTGTTTCGTCATAAATATAATGCTGATGGATCCTTACAGCGGTACAAGGCTCGTCTTGTTGCCAATGGCAAATCTCAACAAGTTGGAGTTGACTgttttgaaacgtttagtccggttgttaaacctGCTACTATTC ATTACGTAGATCACTCTATGGCCTCAAGCAGGCTCCAGATATTTGCCAAGTTTATAACAGGTTGTGGTTTCCGCAGTAGTGTATGTGATCCCTCACTTTTTGTTTATCAATCAGGATCCGAAATGGCATACTTActtttatatgttgatgacattattttgactgcctctactgatgctctcATATGCCGGTTCATTGATTTGATGAAGAGAGAGTTCgctatgtctgaccttggtccaCTACATCATTTTCTGGGCATCACTGTTACTCGTTCATCCACAGGATTATTTTTGTCTCAGTCATTATATGCACATGACATCATTGCGCGTGCCTCCATGACAAAATGTAATCCAGTGGCTACTCCGGTAGACACCAATTCCAAGCTCAGTGCTACCTATGGCCTAGATTTTTCGGATCCCACTCTATACAGAAGCCTAGAAGGTGCTCTTCAGTACCTCACCTTTACTTGGACAGATATTGCATACGAAGTTCAGCAGGTATGTCTATTCATGCATGACCCTCGTGAGCCTCACATGCATGCCCTCAAGCGAATCCTTCGCTATCTTCAGGGCACCATCAACCACGGACTATTTCTCTCGGTTTCCACTATTTCTGGCTTAACAtcatactctgatgctgactgggcgggTTGTCCTGACTCTCGACGATCGACATCTGGTTTTTATATCTTTCTTGGTAACAATCTCATCTTCTGGTCCTCCAAGCGACAAGCAACAGTCTCTCGATCCAGTACTGAAGCTGAATACCAGGGAGTAGCAAATGTGGTTGCTGAGACAACATGGCTTCGCAACCTTCTTCTAGAGCTCCATCTACCTCTATGA